The following coding sequences are from one Selenomonas sputigena ATCC 35185 window:
- the mutM gene encoding bifunctional DNA-formamidopyrimidine glycosylase/DNA-(apurinic or apyrimidinic site) lyase, whose product MPELPEVETIRRSLEKVAAGRRITEVDVLLPRTIRFPEVEAFRSRVRGQRILCLERRGKYLMLPLESGETLLLHLRMTGRFYRRDADTPTGRHVRAIFHLDDGSCLFFEDVRTFGEIHLLQPQERKAFPAFSCMGPEPLTEEFDASYLYDAMQKSSQRIKSFLLDQGKVAGLGNIYVDEALFFAGVHPLRRAHTLNHDEAFRLWQAINKVIAEGIEDGGTTFRDYVDGEGKSGFHQQKLRVYHREGEPCLVCGTKIEKIRVGGRGTHFCPHCQPLRDGKLRLIGLTGVIASGKSTVSRQLMKLGAHVIDTDKIAHNLAKPHKPLWDAYREHFGEEILAEDGSLCREKIAARVFSDPEERRWIDGAAHPLIASSVRKKIAALEKKGAKIIFLDVPLLFEAGWNRMADFIWLVSVSKETQLARLMKRNGYTEEEAAARIRSQFPLEEKRQRADCIIENDGTLQETAAQAAAAWERLSAL is encoded by the coding sequence ATGCCGGAACTTCCCGAAGTTGAAACCATACGGCGTTCTTTGGAAAAAGTTGCGGCGGGACGGCGTATCACGGAGGTCGATGTGCTTCTGCCGCGAACGATAAGATTCCCAGAGGTCGAGGCGTTCCGCTCGCGTGTGCGCGGGCAGCGCATCCTTTGCTTGGAGCGGCGCGGCAAGTATCTGATGCTGCCTCTGGAGAGCGGGGAAACCTTGCTGCTCCATCTGCGCATGACGGGACGCTTTTATCGGCGCGATGCCGACACGCCGACCGGCAGACATGTGCGTGCCATCTTTCATCTGGACGATGGAAGTTGTCTCTTTTTTGAAGACGTTCGGACATTCGGCGAGATCCATCTGCTGCAGCCGCAGGAAAGGAAGGCGTTTCCTGCATTTTCCTGCATGGGACCGGAGCCTTTGACCGAGGAATTTGATGCATCGTATTTATATGACGCCATGCAGAAGAGCAGTCAGCGCATCAAGAGCTTTTTGCTCGATCAGGGCAAGGTGGCGGGACTTGGCAATATCTATGTCGATGAAGCCTTGTTCTTTGCAGGCGTCCATCCTCTGCGAAGAGCGCATACGCTGAATCACGACGAGGCATTCCGTCTTTGGCAGGCGATCAACAAGGTCATCGCTGAAGGCATCGAAGACGGCGGCACGACGTTTCGCGACTATGTGGACGGCGAGGGCAAGTCGGGCTTCCATCAGCAAAAGCTGCGCGTCTATCATCGGGAAGGAGAGCCGTGCCTCGTCTGCGGCACAAAGATCGAGAAGATTCGTGTGGGCGGGCGCGGCACGCACTTCTGCCCGCATTGTCAGCCGCTGCGCGACGGCAAGCTGAGATTGATCGGCTTGACTGGCGTCATCGCGAGCGGCAAGAGCACGGTCAGCCGCCAGCTCATGAAGCTTGGCGCACACGTCATTGATACCGATAAGATCGCGCACAATCTGGCGAAGCCGCACAAACCTCTTTGGGACGCCTATCGCGAGCATTTCGGTGAAGAGATCTTGGCCGAGGACGGCAGTCTTTGCCGCGAAAAGATTGCGGCGCGAGTGTTTTCCGATCCCGAGGAGCGGCGCTGGATCGATGGGGCGGCACATCCGTTGATTGCTTCAAGCGTGAGGAAAAAGATTGCCGCTCTCGAGAAAAAGGGCGCAAAAATCATCTTTCTCGATGTGCCGCTGCTCTTTGAGGCGGGTTGGAATCGCATGGCAGATTTCATCTGGCTCGTCTCTGTGTCGAAGGAGACGCAGCTGGCGCGTCTGATGAAGCGCAACGGCTATACTGAGGAGGAAGCGGCGGCAAGGATTCGCTCGCAATTTCCGTTGGAGGAGAAAAGGCAGCGTGCCGACTGCATCATCGAGAACGATGGCACGCTGCAAGAGACGGCTGCGCAGGCAGCGGCGGCATGGGAAAGGCTGTCGGCGCTTTGA
- a CDS encoding lytic transglycosylase domain-containing protein, producing the protein MAEDNDFYRRVRQRRQETNRRFAAFFLGVVILCMAFSFFFAMQSESMQRQYIYPYPYRSVVEHYAAKYKVDSSLVAGMILSESKFQSGAKSHRGAVGLMQLMPETALWISEQIDDQEYNPGELHEPQKNIEYGTWYIASLEKEFEGNDVLALAAYNAGRGNVHDWMEENHWGMDFREVSAIPYEETRAYVMSVLKNRQKYLELYGDRED; encoded by the coding sequence ATGGCGGAGGACAACGATTTTTACAGGCGCGTCAGGCAGAGACGGCAGGAGACGAATCGTCGTTTTGCCGCCTTCTTCCTTGGCGTCGTCATCCTGTGCATGGCGTTTTCCTTTTTTTTCGCCATGCAGTCGGAATCCATGCAGCGTCAGTACATCTACCCCTACCCATATCGCTCGGTTGTCGAGCATTACGCCGCAAAGTACAAGGTAGACAGTTCTCTCGTAGCGGGCATGATCTTGTCGGAGAGCAAGTTTCAAAGCGGAGCAAAATCGCATCGCGGCGCCGTCGGCCTGATGCAGCTGATGCCGGAAACGGCGCTGTGGATTTCCGAGCAAATCGACGATCAAGAGTACAATCCGGGCGAACTGCATGAACCGCAGAAGAATATCGAGTACGGCACATGGTACATCGCTTCGCTGGAAAAGGAGTTCGAGGGCAACGACGTGCTGGCTCTGGCAGCGTACAACGCCGGACGCGGCAATGTGCACGATTGGATGGAAGAAAATCATTGGGGCATGGATTTTCGCGAGGTTTCCGCCATACCTTATGAGGAAACGCGCGCCTATGTGATGAGTGTTCTGAAGAACAGGCAGAAGTATTTGGAGCTTTATGGCGATAGGGAAGATTGA
- a CDS encoding PolC-type DNA polymerase III: MMQKKLCIVPEKRNILRELTQGIELTQAEQKILFAAVVKHVEISLKGNSWEILLQTQEFIRTRLLDYVGAYIKKRVQIENLVFYQDVLDIEASIERAWKELCLVAANGNPTVLHLLKNAKRIFDRSSLLLEVKGELSGEILRAHDVPNLLQKAIEKMLTIRCTVSYKALDEEYDILEEEGDLVMDRVYEENLRQKKEASAAAPSAAQPKKAAAASAHRSASMTRTAGHGADLIFGKRFTGEAISIDDTDGEMKNVILTGTIGRVSSREFKTNTKLLLFDLADATNGISCKKFFKEKEQEVYDKALASVKEGLLVRVKGAIRFDTFQNEFMLFVDSMQKVEKPKREDKSEVKRVELHAHTRMSNMDAVVSAETLIKTAASWGWPAIAITDHGVVQAFPDAAKAASKLDIKVIYGMEGYLVQEDFEQKHANHIIFLAKNLNGLRNLYQMVSLSHLKYLHRQPRLPKHIIEEYREDVIIGSACEAGELIRAIVAQKPEEELLEIASFYDYLEIQPIGNNEFLVRSDKFPHIKDDEDLRRINLKVAELAKKLGKMLIATCDVHFLNPEDAIYRAILMKGKGFEDAELQPPLFLRTTEEMLAEFDYLGEEAAYEAVVTNPRKVSDMIEKFKPIPDELYSPMIPGAAEEIRDMSYRKARSLYGENLPEVVEARLKQELTPIIGHGFSVLYLIAQRLVKKSNDDGYLVGSRGSVGSSFVATMTDITEVNPLPPHWRCPHCKFSEFVEDGSVGCGYDLPSRKCPVCGTELLKDGHDIPFAVFLGFDGDKVPDIDLNFSGEYQPVAHKYTEELFGKDNVYRAGTIATVADKTAFGYVKKFFEEKGVKKHNAYIASLAAGCMGVKRTTGQHPAGIMVVPRNMDVHFFTPIQRPADDKNTTTITTHFDYHSISSRLVKLDILGHDDPTVIKMLEDLTHRDPKTIPFDDPATLSIFSSTKALGLDPKELGANSGTFGIPEFRTGFTRQMIDDTHPSCFSDLVRISGFSHGTDVWLGNAQDLIRSGQCTLREAISARDDIMMYLIHSGIDPLLSFQTMESVRKGKGIKEATVKILREGGIPEWYIEACQKIKYMFPRAHATAYVMMAWRIAYCKVHYPLAFYAAYFSIRAAEFDADVVARGKDYVKKQLDALEAKEAPDIKEKATIIVLQLAWEMYLRGFFMERVDIYASEAERFVLHEKSLLPPLASLGGVGASAARSIVEARKDGLFTSIEDIKKRTGVSKTCIDALQAHGCLADMDASDQMELFM; this comes from the coding sequence ATGATGCAGAAGAAGCTATGTATTGTTCCGGAAAAAAGAAATATCCTGCGCGAACTCACGCAGGGCATTGAGCTTACGCAAGCGGAGCAGAAGATTCTCTTTGCTGCCGTCGTCAAGCATGTGGAGATTTCCCTGAAAGGGAACTCCTGGGAGATTCTGCTGCAGACGCAGGAATTCATCCGCACGAGACTCCTCGACTATGTGGGCGCCTACATCAAGAAGCGGGTGCAGATCGAGAATCTTGTGTTTTATCAGGACGTTCTCGATATTGAGGCTTCCATTGAGCGCGCATGGAAGGAGCTCTGCCTCGTTGCCGCCAACGGCAATCCGACGGTGCTCCATCTGCTCAAGAATGCAAAGCGCATCTTCGATAGGAGCAGTCTGCTCCTTGAGGTCAAGGGCGAGCTTTCGGGCGAGATTCTGCGCGCGCACGATGTGCCGAATCTCCTGCAGAAGGCCATCGAGAAGATGCTCACGATTCGCTGCACCGTTTCGTACAAAGCGCTTGACGAGGAATACGACATCCTGGAAGAGGAGGGCGACCTCGTGATGGATCGCGTCTATGAGGAAAACTTGCGGCAGAAGAAAGAAGCGTCTGCCGCGGCGCCTTCTGCGGCGCAGCCGAAAAAAGCGGCTGCGGCTTCTGCGCATCGGTCAGCGTCCATGACGCGGACGGCGGGGCATGGCGCAGACTTGATTTTTGGCAAGAGGTTTACGGGCGAAGCGATTTCCATCGACGACACTGACGGCGAGATGAAGAACGTCATCCTGACAGGTACGATCGGGCGCGTCAGCTCACGGGAGTTCAAGACGAACACGAAGCTGCTGCTCTTCGATCTCGCCGATGCGACGAATGGTATCAGCTGCAAGAAGTTCTTCAAGGAAAAGGAGCAGGAGGTATACGACAAGGCACTGGCTTCCGTGAAAGAAGGGCTGCTTGTACGAGTCAAGGGCGCGATTCGCTTTGACACGTTCCAGAACGAGTTCATGCTTTTTGTCGATTCGATGCAGAAAGTGGAAAAGCCGAAGCGCGAGGACAAGTCCGAGGTCAAGCGCGTCGAGCTTCATGCGCATACGCGCATGAGCAACATGGATGCCGTGGTCTCAGCGGAAACGCTGATCAAGACGGCGGCTTCCTGGGGCTGGCCTGCCATCGCCATCACCGATCACGGCGTCGTACAGGCGTTTCCCGATGCAGCCAAGGCGGCGTCCAAGCTCGACATCAAGGTCATCTACGGCATGGAAGGCTATCTTGTCCAGGAGGATTTTGAGCAGAAACACGCGAATCATATCATTTTTTTGGCAAAGAACTTGAATGGTCTGCGTAATCTCTATCAGATGGTGTCGCTGTCGCATCTGAAATATCTGCATCGTCAGCCGCGCCTTCCCAAGCACATCATTGAGGAATACCGCGAGGATGTCATCATCGGCTCTGCCTGCGAAGCGGGCGAGCTGATCCGCGCCATCGTCGCGCAGAAGCCTGAAGAGGAGCTTTTGGAAATTGCGAGTTTTTACGATTACCTTGAGATCCAGCCCATCGGCAACAATGAATTCCTCGTGCGAAGCGACAAATTCCCGCATATCAAGGATGACGAGGATTTGCGGCGCATCAATCTCAAGGTGGCGGAGCTGGCGAAAAAACTCGGGAAAATGCTCATCGCTACATGCGACGTCCATTTTCTCAATCCCGAGGATGCGATCTACCGCGCGATTCTCATGAAGGGCAAGGGCTTCGAGGATGCGGAACTGCAGCCGCCGCTTTTCTTGCGCACGACGGAGGAGATGCTCGCCGAGTTTGATTATCTGGGCGAAGAGGCCGCCTACGAGGCGGTCGTGACGAATCCGCGCAAGGTCAGCGACATGATCGAGAAGTTCAAGCCCATTCCCGATGAACTTTATTCGCCGATGATTCCGGGCGCTGCGGAGGAAATCCGCGATATGTCGTACCGCAAGGCGCGTTCCCTCTACGGCGAGAATCTGCCCGAGGTTGTCGAAGCCCGCTTGAAGCAGGAGCTTACGCCGATCATCGGGCATGGTTTCTCGGTGCTCTACCTCATTGCCCAACGTCTCGTCAAGAAGTCGAACGATGACGGCTACCTCGTCGGCTCGCGCGGCTCGGTCGGCTCGTCCTTCGTGGCGACGATGACCGACATCACGGAGGTCAACCCTTTGCCGCCGCATTGGCGCTGCCCGCACTGCAAATTCAGCGAGTTTGTCGAGGACGGCTCCGTCGGCTGCGGCTACGATCTGCCGAGCAGGAAATGCCCCGTCTGCGGCACGGAGCTTCTGAAAGACGGACATGACATCCCGTTCGCCGTGTTCCTCGGGTTCGACGGCGACAAGGTTCCTGATATTGATTTGAATTTTTCGGGCGAATATCAGCCCGTGGCGCATAAGTATACGGAAGAGCTTTTCGGCAAGGACAATGTCTACCGTGCGGGCACGATCGCCACGGTCGCCGACAAGACGGCGTTCGGCTATGTGAAGAAGTTCTTTGAGGAGAAGGGCGTCAAGAAGCACAATGCCTACATCGCGAGTCTCGCCGCCGGCTGCATGGGCGTCAAGCGCACGACGGGACAGCATCCTGCGGGCATCATGGTCGTGCCGCGCAATATGGACGTGCACTTTTTCACGCCGATCCAGCGTCCCGCCGACGACAAGAACACGACGACGATCACGACGCATTTCGACTATCACTCGATCAGCAGCCGTCTCGTCAAGCTCGACATCCTCGGACATGATGACCCGACGGTCATCAAGATGCTCGAAGACCTCACGCACCGCGATCCCAAGACGATACCGTTCGACGATCCGGCGACCTTGAGCATCTTTTCTTCGACGAAGGCGCTGGGGCTCGATCCCAAGGAGCTTGGAGCGAATTCGGGCACGTTCGGCATTCCCGAATTTCGCACAGGCTTCACGCGCCAGATGATCGACGATACGCATCCGTCGTGCTTTAGCGACCTCGTGCGCATCTCGGGCTTCTCGCACGGCACGGACGTTTGGCTCGGCAATGCCCAGGATCTTATCCGCAGCGGTCAATGCACCCTGCGCGAAGCCATATCGGCGCGAGATGACATCATGATGTACTTGATTCACAGCGGCATCGATCCGCTCCTTTCTTTTCAGACGATGGAATCGGTCAGAAAGGGCAAGGGCATCAAGGAAGCGACGGTGAAGATCCTGCGCGAGGGGGGTATCCCCGAATGGTACATCGAGGCATGTCAGAAGATCAAGTACATGTTCCCGCGCGCCCACGCGACCGCCTACGTCATGATGGCTTGGCGCATCGCTTACTGCAAGGTGCATTATCCGCTCGCCTTCTATGCGGCCTATTTCTCGATTCGTGCGGCGGAATTTGACGCTGATGTCGTGGCGCGCGGCAAGGACTATGTGAAGAAGCAGCTCGACGCATTGGAGGCGAAGGAAGCACCCGACATCAAGGAAAAAGCGACGATCATCGTCCTGCAGCTTGCTTGGGAGATGTATCTTCGAGGCTTTTTTATGGAGCGCGTCGATATCTACGCTTCCGAAGCGGAGCGCTTCGTACTCCACGAGAAGTCCCTCCTACCGCCGCTCGCCTCCTTGGGCGGCGTTGGAGCTTCCGCCGCGCGCAGCATCGTCGAGGCGCGAAAGGACGGACTTTTCACGTCCATTGAGGACATTAAGAAGCGCACGGGAGTATCGAAGACGTGCATTGATGCGCTGCAGGCGCACGGCTGCCTTGCCGATATGGATGCGAGCGATCAGATGGAACTTTTCATGTAG